A window of the Xenopus laevis strain J_2021 chromosome 9_10L, Xenopus_laevis_v10.1, whole genome shotgun sequence genome harbors these coding sequences:
- the smcr8.L gene encoding guanine nucleotide exchange protein SMCR8, whose product MRKIRITSAASYFPLVWVGKNGTIIEFASGVTSHDHHVSRLPRWLPPCEVFFLRIHITWRPGGKSTGTPPAERMIGSPDLMPFTMEEEYEDPFQGSSGLPEEYSVPLFPFSQNNSSPWSRLSGAKFSRDFILISEFSEQVGPQPLLTIPDDQRICGEFDLNYFSLRIMSVDYQASFVGHPPGSSYPKLNFVEDSKVVLGDSKEGAFAYVHHLTLYDLEARGFVRPFCMAYISMDEEKIMRQYMELSSDFSKASDCLKTGNRKAFANELEKKLRDLDYTRTVLQTEMEEQMKANDKGFYTTQTIDKANELASVEKSIIEHQDLLKQIQLYPYRKIKEPDFQPYEPESFQELDVPDESEQPLAPSDPEESLVEEETSGCHPRSSYTPKFIKAKSSKCFDKKLKTLEELVDTYFFTQTIDLLTSVEKRYRGDLSYLLMKQLEKGLLEQQMVSNFLFEDIATWDTKQSSVHCANILALAQALHIPKFLEEPGNLKNSASLESYKSSVESVPIKIKQEQFEEESHQETEELSVSGTPDNCEYNDVHIKGSVSSSESIEVLRTEKSVALLTHSESQPCLRVSPQIPRKKVGSRRTISEDSIEVLSMCPSESLIPEDFRPAYQFAIHEEEPDEVDVDGEQPCNSTINDENEPSANDLSGDPACCIVTKSSGLLEQTGNVTSVPNVDDGSTVVSVPPQSYRPMDHAFQGKFSVDGADNHSDKMSPLGLSSPEAESTYLMSSGESVRLSIEEYSDSTSYRSSTSTCSDRTPSPAPCVSGLSERHKRKAGQNALMFIRQYPFSHPAIYSLLCGRTLIVLGEEEAFVRRLVTALSIFVPNHGHVAKPVNTWLTSPLHIMDFQKWKLIGLQRGGSPSSTNILHSLNRYSRYASVLDADHKTLRCPVYKGAFLQRLADHRTQIRRGSTFYMHVQSMLTQLSSKAFLFTFCHHVHLPIQEKESEESIAQRRVAFLHQLLGLSEEDSKIVEYLSELLKMHYLRESGTQLIPVLRFDYIPNFLYKI is encoded by the exons ATGCGGAAGATACGCATCACATCTGCCGCTAGCTATTTTCCCTTGGTTTGGGTAGGTAAGAATGGGACTATTATTGAATTCGCTTCGGGCGTGACGTCACATGACCATCACGTGTCCCGCCTTCCAAGATGGCTTCCTCCCTGTGAGGTGTTTTTTTTGAGAATACATATCACTTGGCGTCCGGGGGGGAAATCCACCGGCACTCCCCCGGCTGAGAGGATGATAGGCTCTCCGGACCTGATGCCTTTTACAATGGAGGAGGAATATGAAGATCCATTTCAGGGTTCCTCTGGGCTGCCAGAAGAATACTCGGTGCCTCTGTTCCCTTTTTCTCAAAACAACAGCAGTCCCTGGTCCAGGCTGTCTGGTGCCAAATTCAGCAGGGACTTTATTCTCATCTCCGAGTTCTCTGAGCAAGTGGGTCCCCAGCCTCTTCTCACCATCCCCGATGATCAGCGTATTTGTGGCGAGTTCGACCTCAACTACTTCTCCCTGCGCATTATGTCGGTGGACTACCAGGCGTCCTTCGTGGGCCACCCCCCGGGGTCATCCTATCCTAAGCTCAATTTTGTAGAGGACTCTAAGGTTGTCTTGGGAGACTCTAAAGAAGGAGCGTTTGCATATGTCCACCACTTGACCCTGTACGACTTGGAGGCGCGAGGCTTTGTCAGGCCCTTTTGCATGGCCTACATTTCCATGGATGAGGAAAAGATCATGAGACAGTATATGGAACTCTCCAGTGATTTCTCGAAAGCGTCCGACTGCCTGAAAACTGGCAATAGGAAGGCGTTTGCTAATGAACTGGAAAAGAAGCTCAGAGACCTTGATTACACCCGGACAGTTCTACAGACAGAGATGGAAGAACAGATGAAGGCTAACGACAAGGGATTTTACACAACACAAACCATAGATAAAGCCAATGAACTTGCCAGCGTGGAGAAATCCATTATAGAGCATCAAGACTTACTGAAGCAGATCCAGTTGTACCCATACAGGAAAATAAAAGAGCCGGATTTTCAGCCATATGAGCCAGAAAGTTTTCAAGAGTTGGACGTTCCCGATGAATCTGAGCAACCGTTGGCCCCTTCTGACCCAGAAGAGAGCCTGGTGGAAGAGGAGACCAGTGGTTGTCATCCCAGGTCATCCTACACCCCTAAATTCATAAAGGCAAAGTCgtcaaaatgttttgataaaaaattaaaaacattggaggAATTGGTTGATACTTATTTCTTTACGCAAACAATAGACCTACTTACTAGTGTAGAAAAGAGATACCGGGGTGACTTGAGCTATCTTCTAATGAAGCAACTTGAAAAGGGACTTTTAGAGCAACAGATGGTTTCAAATTTCTTGTTTGAAGACATTGCAACTTGGGATACAAAGCAATCCAGTGTGCACTGCGCTAATATTTTGGCACTTGCTCAGGCTTTGCATATTCCTAAATTTTTGGAAGAACCGGGAAATCTTAAAAATTCTGCAAGTCTGGAATCATACAAATCAAGTGTAGAATCTGTCCCTATTAAAATTAAACAGGAACAGTTTGAAGAAGAGAGTCATCAAGAGACGGAGGAGCTGAGTGTCTCTGGCACACCAGATAACTGTGAATATAATGATGTGCATATTAAAGGGAGCGTTAGTAGCAGTGAAAGTATTGAAGTCTTGAGAACAGAGAAGTCAGTTGCTTTGCTCACTCATTCTGAAAGCCAACCATGTTTAAGGGTTAGCCCACAGATACCCAGGAAAAAGGTAGGTAGCAGAAGAACCATTAGTGAGGACAGTATTGAAGTTCTAAGCATGTGTCCTTCTGAAAGTCTAATTCCTGAGGATTTTAGACCAGCATATCAATTTGCTATTCATGAAGAGGAACCTGATGAAGTAGATGTGGATGGAGAGCAGCCCTGTAATTCCACTATTAATGACGAGAATGAACCCTCTGCAAATGATTTATCAGGAGACCCAGCTTGTTGCATTGTGACGAAAAGTTCTGGACTTTTAGAGCAGACTGGAAATGTGACCTCTGTACCCAATGTTGATGATGGTAGTACAGTGGTTAGTGTTCCACCACAGTCATACAGACCTATGGATCATGCTTTTCAAGGCAAGTTCTCAGTGGATGGGGCTGATAACCATTCTGACAAAATGAGCCCCCTTGGCCTCTCTAGTCCTGAAGCAGAGTCAACATATTTAATGAGTAGCGGAGAGTCTGTGAGACTAAGTATTGAGGAGTATTCAGACTCTACAAGTTACAGAAGCAGTACATCGACTTGTTCTGATAGGACCCCTTCCCCAGCCCCATGTGTCAGTGGACTTTCTGAACGACATAAAAGAAAAGCCGGACAAAATGCACTAATGTTCATTAGACAGTACCCATTTTCCCACCCTGCCATTTATTCTCTTCTCTGTGGAAGAACTCTCATTGTACTGGGTGAGGAGGAAGCATTTGTCAGAAGGCTTGTGACAGCACTATCAATATTTGTGCCCAATCATGGACATGTTGCCAAACCCGTCAACACATGGTTGACTTCGCCACTGCACATAATGGATTTTCAGAAGTGGAAACTAATTGGACTTCAACG AGGGGGTTCTCCTTCCAGTACCAACATCCTGCACTCCTTGAACCGCTACAGCCGATACGCCAGTGTGTTGGACGCAGACCATAAAACACTACGctgccctgtttataaaggagCCTTCCTGCAGCGACTGGCTGATCATCGCACACAGATCAGACGGGGCAGTACCTTCTACATGCATGTGCAAAGTATGTTGACTCAGCTTAGTTCTAAGGCTTTCCTCTTCACCTTTTGTCACCATGTGCACCTTCCTATCCAGGAAAAAGAAAGTGAGGAGTCCATAGCCCAGCGTAGAGTTGCCTTCCTTCACCAGCTGCTTGGTCTCTCTGAAGAGGACAGCAAGATAGTGGAATATCTCTCAGAGCTTCTAAAAATGCATTATCTGAGGGAATCAGGGACCCAGTTAATCCCAGTGCTCAGGTTTGACTATATCCCCAACTTTTTATACAAGATCTAA
- the LOC108701681 gene encoding E3 ubiquitin/ISG15 ligase TRIM25 has product MAAAADLRDELNCSVCLDIYTDPVMLPCGHNFCLSCIKSVLASQGNTGVYTCPECRVKFKGRPAVCRNRKLSNIAEYFHSSQDDTGIMCSYCHSPVPAVKTCLHCEASLCESHLKKHTRSPEHILCEPTTSLDSRKCPIHKELLKYYCLEHGVCICTSCCLVGEHRGHQVEQLHETSEITKKKLAIILYKMTTMREEVVKNIETLNERMRDIEDGSASVADRITAFFGDLREHLQGLESQLQLEVSMHEDKALLHISKLIQQLEKKKADLCEKMRHLEDVCSATDPLTVLREGQPICHGEEVDGEKQDVDILSAGHMDDTAISITLQRNLQNLTDIISGLKAKRGFSVHKETDVLFDVGTASNHISVSDNLKTAFYCNERQSRPCTADRFTNNQILSTKSFAGGQHYWEVESSQSRGWSVGVAYPSLQRRGIDACLGLNEKSWCVCMSGKDLTAMFNSSTTSIDSNFQNGPIGIYLDYDAGLLSFYKVSFPIEHLHSFTATFTEPLHAAFFIDKEESIMIKS; this is encoded by the coding sequence ATGGCAGCAGCTGCAGATCTGAGGGACGAGCTGAACTGTTCCGTTTGTCTGGATATCTATACCGATCCTGTAATGCTAccgtgtggccataacttctgcctGAGCTGCATCAAATCCGTGTTGGCTTCCCAGGGGAACACTGGAGTGTACACCTGCCCGGAATGCAGAGTGAAGTTCAAGGGCCGTCCTGCCGTATGTAGAAACCGGAAGCTGAGTAACATTGCGGAATATTTTCATTCTTCTCAGGACGACACTGGGATTATGTGCTCCTACTGCCACTCTCCTGTCCCTGCTGTAAAAACATGTCTGCACTGTGAAGCTTCTTTGTGTGAAAGCCACCTCAAGAAGCACACCAGGTCACCAGAGCACATCCTATGTGAACCAACCACATCCCTGGATAGCCGAAAATGCCCCATCCATAAGGAGCTGCTAAAGTATTATTGCTTGGAACATGGCGTCTGCATCTGCACGTCCTGCTGCCTGGTCGGAGAACACAGAGGTCATCAGGTGGAGCAGCTCCATGAGACCTCTGAGATAACAAAGAAGAAGCTGGCAATTATTCTTTACAAGATGACAACCATGAGGGAGGAGGTTGTAAAGAACATCGAGACCCTAAATGAGCGAATGAGAGACATTGAGGATGGATCAGCAAGTGTTGCAGATAGAATCACTGCCTTTTTTGGGGATCTCAGAGAACATCTGCAAGGCCTAGAGAGTCAACTCCAGCTAGAGGTAAGCATGCATGAAGACAAGGCGTTACTCCACATTTCTAAGCTAATCCaacagctggaaaaaaagaaagctgATCTATGTGAAAAAATGCGCCACCTTGAGGACGTTTGTAGCGCGACCGATCCCCTGACTGTACTGAGAGAAGGTCAGCCGATATGTCATGGGGAGGAAGTTGATGGTGAAAAACAAGATGTTGATATCCTCTCCGCGGGACATATGGATGATACGGCTATATCAATCACTTTGCAGAGGAACCTTCAGAATTTAACTGATATCATATCAGGTTTGAAGGCAAAAAGAGGCTTTTCCGTTCATAAGGAGACAGATGTGCTTTTTGACGTTGGCACAGCTAGCAATCATATATCTGTATCTGATAACCTAAAAACGGCTTTTTATTGTAATGAAAGACAAAGCCGCCCATGCACGGCCGACAGATTCACCAACAATCAGATTCTAAGTACCAAATCCTTTGCTGGAGGCcaacattactgggaagtggagtcCAGTCAGTCAAGAGGCTGGAGTGTTGGTGTTGCCTATCCCAGTTTACAGAGGAGGGGCATTGATGCTTGTTTAGGGCTAAATGAAAAGTCCTGGTGCGTGTGCATGTCTGGCAAGGACCTGACGGCCATGTTTAACTCCAGCACAACCTCTATAGATAGTAATTTCCAAAATGGACCAATTGGAATTTACCTAGATTATGACGCTGGGCTTCTCTCCTTTTACAAGGTTAGTTTTCCCATCGAACACTTACACTCTTTCACGGCAACCTTCACAGAGCCCCTCCATGCAGCTTTCTTTATTGATAAGGAAGAAAGTATCATGATAAAGAGTTAG